Genomic window (Phragmites australis chromosome 5, lpPhrAust1.1, whole genome shotgun sequence):
AGGTAGAGCTATTTGGAGACCTTGAAGTGTGGGTGTGTGATATTTCCTCTGGTTTTACTTGGTTTTGGGGTGCCTTCTCCTTGTTCAAATGCATTTGGATTACATGACTCACATACACATGGGTAATACTTCTCTTCCATACCTTTGTTGGGCTGACATTTTTAACCAGGGAAAGCTGCAGACAGGAGTGCTACATTCATCAGAAAGATATACAGAGCTTACCCAGGGAGCTACATAGTTGGTTTGACCACAACAGTTGTacagaagaaaatatgaaaacatTCACAATTCAATCATTTGAAGAAGAATTTTTGCAATCAACCGACGATATTCCTGTCACATTTGCAGAATAAGAAAACGAAAGCATGTAACCAAAGAGTGGAAGAGATAATATGGACCTTGTCATGATTTCCAGATCCAGAAACTTTACAGGTTTCAGAAACAGTATTTGTGCAAGCAGCCAATTTGTTTGAAGAGGGCCTGAAAACAAACATGCATTTAATATCTTCTTAACAACCCAACTAATATCTTTATAGGAAAAGATGGCGAAGGTTTAAACAGAAAGTTACTTTATTAAGTACTCATCTGGGGTACAAGGCTGTGGAGTCTGGACCAGAGGCGCAATTTCTGACAAAGTAACAGCATATTAGCaaagaataataataataatagccAGTATTTAGCAAAATGATGTTCAAGCTGTAATAGCATTCTAGAGTACCAGGAGCACCTTGTGCACAATTATTCTTGGCCTTTTCCCTCTCATGTACCACGCTATCAGATTTGTTAGAATTTACCTGTACAAAAATCGTATTGGAGGAAACCATGAAGCATTAGGACCAATGAGAATTACATCAGTACTTTCAGACAGATAACAAGGCAGTACCAGCCAAAGAGGAGCCTCTGGCTTCTGTGCTGGATAACTTTGACTATCACCAAATTGCACTTTCAGCTGCTTTTGCACGCTGCAAATAGAAATAAACATGAGAATGCAGTTTACAGAAGGACAAGGGACCTAAGGACACCCGTGAGCAGTTCTCTACCTGTTATTGGATGAGTCTTTAGACGGGCTTGGCAAATTCGTGACAACTCCCAAAGAAAGATCCTGTATTTGCTCATTCTCTGACGAAGGTGGATTTATATTGTTGTGTTGATTTGTAGCCCCAGGCACTGGATTTACATATGGAACGCTGCCGGTTCGTTCCACTAGTTTATCTATGCAGGCAGCTTGGTCAGCCAGTTCATTACCAGCACTTGGCAATATGATTATTTCGTCACCCTCCTTAGTAGCTCCTGCAGGGGTAATCACACCAGAATTATAAACGTATTCTAAAAACTCTAATACTCAATTTTTAGTATGATAATAAGAAAAAGTGCAGATAAACCTTCTGAATAAGAAGTTGAGGCAACATTTATGTTTGAGCTATCTGCTATAGCCTTGTCGCTGGTGAGCTCACAAAGAGAGGATATGTCAGATAGGGACAGCAAAGCATTAGCGATTATTTCCTCCTCTTCTGTAAATAACTGATAAACAAGAATGTGTATCACTTTCAGTTTTCAGTCTTGCATCATGACAAAACGATGGAATTCATGTAGCAGAAAATACTTACCAAGCTTTCATTGAATCTTGTTTCCTGATCCACAAAAGAAATCTGAGTACTGATAGCCGAAAGATGACGTCTCTTCTTGACATGCCGGGATGATGCAGAAACAAATCGCCCGACTCGCTTATTTATGGCTGAAAATTGGAGGATAAAAGTTAAAATATTATCTTGAAGGTAAAAATCCCCAAATGATGAAACTACCCCTGCCATTGTCACAACCCGCAACCAAATGCTTATTACAAAATGTCATCTGTGGATGCACCAGAACACTTGGAAAGAAACAGTAATGGATGATTCAAGTACCCACAATCACAAAACCAGTTGTGTTAACTGTGTTTGTGGTTTTGTGCTCGGTTTTCCCTTAATTAACCGAGGTGGCTTTGTGCATCGTAGCTATGCAGAGGCCGATGACAAACTCTTATGCGGCTGTATCCTCTTGATGTAATGATGAGAGCCAATAAAGCTTCCATTATCGAAAAAACAATCATATAACCAGCTAAGTTAGGATTCAGGTAATCACTAGCAGTTGTCCCCTGCCTTAAGATAACAATATTACCCATTTTCTCAGACCAGATGTTAAATCATATATGGCAGAAGTCAATTAACAAAGTAAACACTATATTATTTGTTCACTTTAAATACCAGAATTATGTTGTTCACCATACTATCTGTAAATGAAAATGAAGATGGACGAGGAAAGccaaattttctcattttttctAGGcatgtgaaagaaaaaaaaaacagtggtTAACTAGTACCTGATCTTAATTTTCTTGGAACTGGTGGATCAACAGCATCACAGTGCCCAGGCACCTTTGAAAGGCACAATGGACATAAGGATGTGCACAAAGAATAGGAAACAAATGATTGAACATGAACAGCATACAAGGCCAAACGAGACAGCACCTTTCCAAGGGTCCTCACTCTTTTCAAACTAATCAGGCTGCTGAAGCTGGCTGTAGTCTGTGAGCGGACTGTATCATCATAGACTCCATCATACCTTCCTGCCTCTACCTTGCTGTTCTTGTCTTTGTTGCTTGATCTCCACTTCAAGGTCTTAGCCTTTAACTTCTTCTGCCTCAATGCTGCCTTGTGACCTCGACCTTCGCTCCCGTTTCTGTTGCAATCTGGAGACAATATGCAGGGACGATTTGTGTTACAAATCATGCGGTAATTTAGCGGATAAAACAGATAGGCACAGTTTTTCACTGCTCCAGCTGTTCAGATAAGAGCTTTTTCaataaggaaaaagaaggaacaGGTGATGCCAACCAATCTTTTGGAAATAATCATCGTCTGAAAAGTTCAGGATTATAAGACTTTTATGCTTAAAAACAAGATAGCAATACAGTGAATCATACAAAAGAACTATATGATTGTAAAACCAAAATCTGAAAAAGTTGGAGATAAAAAACTCTAAAAGTTCCATGCTgtcttttatatatttattatgtTTCATCGTACTGTATGGATCCATATTGCATAAGGAGCATTTGTGAAAACGACAGCAAGCTCAAGCTAAAGGCTTGAGGGCATATCTATCTACACGTAGGCAGTAGGTGACAAGCGTTATGAGCCAATCCAACAACACCATATCTCGGAAATTTCTTCATGAAAACTTCACCGAACCGAACCATCCAAAATCAGAAAAATCTGAAACGCTCCACggaaagggaaaaagaaaaggtaaaaggAGAATAAAGTTTCTTGTGGTCAGGGATCATGAGGAACACAGTTCATTACGTCAGTGCAAAAGGAACACAACTCACCGACCCAAGATAGTAAAATTCATCCTATGATTTATACCTACTATTAATTTTTTCAGAAATTCAAGTTTTAGAGAAATTTgagtagttttttttccttgaagcaaagaaatttgaaaagaATGAGCTACACTGTATGATCATTTAGTGATGTTCTCTACTCTCTAGCCAACCCCTAGAGCATGGTACTAGTCTCAAATGTTCTTGACTCATAACTTAGTACTCCTGTAGTCCTACCCAAAGCAATACAAAAGGGGCTAATTTTCCAAGAAAAAAACCTCAACACCAATCACAAGGGCACACTATATGAAtgtgatgggggggggggggggcagcacCCCCACCAAGTGAAGAAACTAACAAAAAAGCCTGTTCTTTCGAGGGTGCATTAGGAAAAGATAAGGGGCATTTTGGGGATGGTGAGAGAGAAAGCCGCAGAGTTAGTTCACTGTAACCATCTGAAGAGGCCTCTGGGGCACACAtaccagcaggaggaggagaagaggagcagACACTCCTTATCATGTGTCTCCTTGTGAGCCCAACCACCAgcttctccctcttctccatTTCCACCATCCAAAAAAGCTACTACCTCAAAAAGATatcacacctctctctctctctctctcacccctcttttctttctctctcctcttctatctTCTCAGTCTACACACACAAGAAATGCAGTCGGAGAACATGAGCAGCAGATAGATATACATATTGGAAGCAAAGGCAGCACAGGCTTATGGCAAAGTGAagatctttcttcttttcttatgTGAGTGGTAGTACTGCTGGGACTGAGACAAGGCGACAGCATCCAGAAGTCAGTAGTATATTGGAAGCAAAGGCAGCAGGAAAAGATAGGATAAGAAAAGGGGTTAACAGGCTGCATGTCCTATGAATGCAGAAGAATCAGATGCTGGGAAAGCCGATGAGGGAGATATGGAAAAGGTTGTGAAAAAAAGATGGAATTTTTTCTCTGGTGGTGCTCCTTGCCTGGAAAACAATTAATGGATcttcagcccccccccccccccaaagaaTCTAAAAAAGAGAATGCGTTTGGAAATCT
Coding sequences:
- the LOC133918253 gene encoding uncharacterized protein LOC133918253 isoform X5; translation: MHPRKNRLFYCNRNGSEGRGHKAALRQKKLKAKTLKWRSSNKDKNSKVEAGRYDGVYDDTVRSQTTASFSSLISLKRVRTLGKVPGHCDAVDPPVPRKLRSAINKRVGRFVSASSRHVKKRRHLSAISTQISFVDQETRFNESLLFTEEEEIIANALLSLSDISSLCELTSDKAIADSSNINVASTSYSEGATKEGDEIIILPSAGNELADQAACIDKLVERTGSVPYVNPVPGATNQHNNINPPSSENEQIQDLSLGVVTNLPSPSKDSSNNSVQKQLKVQFGDSQSYPAQKPEAPLWLVNSNKSDSVVHEREKAKNNCAQGAPEIAPLVQTPQPCTPDEYLIKPSSNKLAACTNTVSETCKVSGSGNHDKLSLVKNVSPTKVWKRSITHVYVSHVIQMHLNKEKAPQNQVKPEEISHTHTSRSPNSSTLHKNNAQDETFYAVHFNVRLPVQPSTGICDMSAGRQKMVSGNFLNLPTSTALPGAQHVQYLHPQIAPRGAMPYPFPHLPYSRGNLAPAAALQQQIPQYVCNPGYAPRPSLPTSSSAMMKLQQLIPTQQQQQQMWQFHVPQYHPRPDAAPPAAAWHSMSSLRPMPMLPPPAMPPQMELFCAPYQGGSRQPQQLRLI
- the LOC133918253 gene encoding uncharacterized protein LOC133918253 isoform X6, whose protein sequence is MRIGDCNRNGSEGRGHKAALRQKKLKAKTLKWRSSNKDKNSKVEAGRYDGVYDDTVRSQTTASFSSLISLKRVRTLGKVPGHCDAVDPPVPRKLRSAINKRVGRFVSASSRHVKKRRHLSAISTQISFVDQETRFNESLLFTEEEEIIANALLSLSDISSLCELTSDKAIADSSNINVASTSYSEGATKEGDEIIILPSAGNELADQAACIDKLVERTGSVPYVNPVPGATNQHNNINPPSSENEQIQDLSLGVVTNLPSPSKDSSNNSVQKQLKVQFGDSQSYPAQKPEAPLWLVNSNKSDSVVHEREKAKNNCAQGAPEIAPLVQTPQPCTPDEYLIKPSSNKLAACTNTVSETCKVSGSGNHDKLSLVKNVSPTKVWKRSITHVYVSHVIQMHLNKEKAPQNQVKPEEISHTHTSRSPNSSTLHKNNAQDETFYAVHFNVRLPVQPSTGICDMSAGRQKMVSGNFLNLPTSTALPGAQHVQYLHPQIAPRGAMPYPFPHLPYSRGNLAPAAALQQQIPQYVCNPGYAPRPSLPTSSSAMMKLQQLIPTQQQQQQMWQFHVPQYHPRPDAAPPAAAWHSMSSLRPMPMLPPPAMPPQMELFCAPYQGGSRQPQQLRLI
- the LOC133918253 gene encoding uncharacterized protein LOC133918253 isoform X1; the protein is MVEMEKREKLVVGLTRRHMIRSVCSSSPPPADCNRNGSEGRGHKAALRQKKLKAKTLKWRSSNKDKNSKVEAGRYDGVYDDTVRSQTTASFSSLISLKRVRTLGKVPGHCDAVDPPVPRKLRSAINKRVGRFVSASSRHVKKRRHLSAISTQISFVDQETRFNESLLFTEEEEIIANALLSLSDISSLCELTSDKAIADSSNINVASTSYSEGATKEGDEIIILPSAGNELADQAACIDKLVERTGSVPYVNPVPGATNQHNNINPPSSENEQIQDLSLGVVTNLPSPSKDSSNNSVQKQLKVQFGDSQSYPAQKPEAPLWLVNSNKSDSVVHEREKAKNNCAQGAPEIAPLVQTPQPCTPDEYLIKPSSNKLAACTNTVSETCKVSGSGNHDKLSLVKNVSPTKVWKRSITHVYVSHVIQMHLNKEKAPQNQVKPEEISHTHTSRSPNSSTLHKNNAQDETFYAVHFNVRLPVQPSTGICDMSAGRQKMVSGNFLNLPTSTALPGAQHVQYLHPQIAPRGAMPYPFPHLPYSRGNLAPAAALQQQIPQYVCNPGYAPRPSLPTSSSAMMKLQQLIPTQQQQQQMWQFHVPQYHPRPDAAPPAAAWHSMSSLRPMPMLPPPAMPPQMELFCAPYQGGSRQPQQLRLI
- the LOC133918253 gene encoding uncharacterized protein LOC133918253 isoform X4, which translates into the protein MVEMEKREKLVVGLTRRHMIRSVCSSSPPPADCNRNGSEGRGHKAALRQKKLKAKTLKWRSSNKDKNSKVEAGRYDGVYDDTVRSQTTASFSSLISLKRVRTLGKVPGHCDAVDPPVPRKLRSAINKRVGRFVSASSRHVKKRRHLSAISTQISFVDQETRFNESLLFTEEEEIIANALLSLSDISSLCELTSDKAIADSSNINVASTSYSEGATKEGDEIIILPSAGNELADQAACIDKLVERTGSVPYVNPVPGATNQHNNINPPSSENEQIQDLSLGVVTNLPSPSKDSSNNSVQKQLKVQFGDSQSYPAQKPEAPLWLVNSNKSDSVVHEREKAKNNCAQEIAPLVQTPQPCTPDEYLIKPSSNKLAACTNTVSETCKVSGSGNHDKLSLVKNVSPTKVWKRSITHVYVSHVIQMHLNKEKAPQNQVKPEEISHTHTSRSPNSSTLHKNNAQDETFYAVHFNVRLPVQPSTGICDMSAGRQKMVSGNFLNLPTSTALPGAQHVQYLHPQIAPRGAMPYPFPHLPYSRGNLAPAAALQQIPQYVCNPGYAPRPSLPTSSSAMMKLQQLIPTQQQQQQMWQFHVPQYHPRPDAAPPAAAWHSMSSLRPMPMLPPPAMPPQMELFCAPYQGGSRQPQQLRLI
- the LOC133918253 gene encoding uncharacterized protein LOC133918253 isoform X3, which translates into the protein MVEMEKREKLVVGLTRRHMIRSVCSSSPPPADCNRNGSEGRGHKAALRQKKLKAKTLKWRSSNKDKNSKVEAGRYDGVYDDTVRSQTTASFSSLISLKRVRTLGKVPGHCDAVDPPVPRKLRSAINKRVGRFVSASSRHVKKRRHLSAISTQISFVDQETRFNESLLFTEEEEIIANALLSLSDISSLCELTSDKAIADSSNINVASTSYSEGATKEGDEIIILPSAGNELADQAACIDKLVERTGSVPYVNPVPGATNQHNNINPPSSENEQIQDLSLGVVTNLPSPSKDSSNNSVQKQLKVQFGDSQSYPAQKPEAPLWLVNSNKSDSVVHEREKAKNNCAQEIAPLVQTPQPCTPDEYLIKPSSNKLAACTNTVSETCKVSGSGNHDKLSLVKNVSPTKVWKRSITHVYVSHVIQMHLNKEKAPQNQVKPEEISHTHTSRSPNSSTLHKNNAQDETFYAVHFNVRLPVQPSTGICDMSAGRQKMVSGNFLNLPTSTALPGAQHVQYLHPQIAPRGAMPYPFPHLPYSRGNLAPAAALQQQIPQYVCNPGYAPRPSLPTSSSAMMKLQQLIPTQQQQQQMWQFHVPQYHPRPDAAPPAAAWHSMSSLRPMPMLPPPAMPPQMELFCAPYQGGSRQPQQLRLI
- the LOC133918253 gene encoding uncharacterized protein LOC133918253 isoform X2 produces the protein MVEMEKREKLVVGLTRRHMIRSVCSSSPPPADCNRNGSEGRGHKAALRQKKLKAKTLKWRSSNKDKNSKVEAGRYDGVYDDTVRSQTTASFSSLISLKRVRTLGKVPGHCDAVDPPVPRKLRSAINKRVGRFVSASSRHVKKRRHLSAISTQISFVDQETRFNESLLFTEEEEIIANALLSLSDISSLCELTSDKAIADSSNINVASTSYSEGATKEGDEIIILPSAGNELADQAACIDKLVERTGSVPYVNPVPGATNQHNNINPPSSENEQIQDLSLGVVTNLPSPSKDSSNNSVQKQLKVQFGDSQSYPAQKPEAPLWLVNSNKSDSVVHEREKAKNNCAQGAPEIAPLVQTPQPCTPDEYLIKPSSNKLAACTNTVSETCKVSGSGNHDKLSLVKNVSPTKVWKRSITHVYVSHVIQMHLNKEKAPQNQVKPEEISHTHTSRSPNSSTLHKNNAQDETFYAVHFNVRLPVQPSTGICDMSAGRQKMVSGNFLNLPTSTALPGAQHVQYLHPQIAPRGAMPYPFPHLPYSRGNLAPAAALQQIPQYVCNPGYAPRPSLPTSSSAMMKLQQLIPTQQQQQQMWQFHVPQYHPRPDAAPPAAAWHSMSSLRPMPMLPPPAMPPQMELFCAPYQGGSRQPQQLRLI